A section of the Nyctibius grandis isolate bNycGra1 chromosome 30, bNycGra1.pri, whole genome shotgun sequence genome encodes:
- the LOC137674697 gene encoding hemoglobin subunit alpha-A-like yields MVLSSNDKTNVKTVFSKIGGQADELAADCLFRMFTAFPPTKTYFSHFDIQPGSAQIKAHGKKVAAALVEAANHIDDIATALSKLSDLHAQKLRVDPVNFKLLGHCFLVSLAIHHPSLLTPEVHASLDKFLCAVGNVLTAKYR; encoded by the exons ATGGTGCTGTCCAGCAACGACAAGACCAACGTGAAGACCGTCTTCTCCAAAATCGGCGGCCAAGCCGATGAGCTGGCGGCTGACTGCCTGTTCAG GATGTTCACCGCCTTCCCCCCGACCAAGACCTACTTCTCCCACTTCGACATCCAACCAGGCTCCGCTCAGATCAAGGCGCACGGCAAGAAAGTGGCAGCTGCACTGGTCGAGGCTGCCAACCACATCGATGACATTGCAACTGCCCTTTCCAAGCTCAGCGACCTCCACGCCCAAAAGCTCCGCGTGGACCCCGTCAACTTCAAA CTGCTGGGCCACTGCTTCCTGGTGTCGCTGGCCATCCACCACCCCTCTCTCCTGACCCCGGAGGTCCACGCTTCCCTGGACAAGTTCCTGTGCGCCGTGGGCAACGTGCTGACTGCCAAGTACCGTTAA